Proteins co-encoded in one Malus sylvestris chromosome 9, drMalSylv7.2, whole genome shotgun sequence genomic window:
- the LOC126634063 gene encoding wings apart-like protein 2 has translation MEKACLSTISLEETIGAVRKLGGNFKEKLRELVGLDAVFEVTMDCHSNMEGWLKDSSHSIWENESAMMRSLVLLLKCLKIMENAIFLSKENQM, from the exons ATGGAGAAAGCTTGCTTATCTACTATCTCTCTTGAAG AAACCATTGGTGCAGTAAGGAAGTTGGGGGGCAACTTTAAGGAAAAATTACGAGAGCTTGTAGGTCTTGATGCTGTATTTGAGGTGACCATGGATTGCCATTCCAATATGGAG GGTTGGCTAAAAGATAGCTCACATTCTATTTGGGAAAATGAAAGCGCCATGATGCGGAGCCTGGTTCTGCTTTTGAAATGTTTGAAGATCATGGAAAATGCCATATTCCTAAGTAAAGAGAATCAG ATGTAG
- the LOC126634048 gene encoding MAR-binding filament-like protein 1-1 isoform X1, with product MGFLMGSSCFLHSPLSISPFPSSSCSSSHPIFLCSTSGSAETRRRRTVVPMASLRQEDSNDGVCSMRRAILFVGISVLPLLQLRATALEGLATKESELKTPEGSKNTEEAPQTNAAPNPVLSLLNGIGIFSSGVLGALYALTRSEKKATDAIVESMKTKLKEKEAAIVSLGKCYESKLLGEQEERSKQLAKAKEEQNSLTSQLSLAKSTIASLGKELNGEKKLIEELKTQIDSIKTNLSKAGEDKVVLEENLKEKQNSIEVLQGRIDLLNSEIKDKENNVRSLGSSLAEKDLELRDLKATYNQRRDELKNALLDSQMLKDELLKNQKELELKNSSLDELNATVSSLTSELDDSKREFDAIQEEYNNLKTSSCRKADLDAKLLGEREEKFQRLKEKLELALSGMSRNKELIADLTREKENLKELLDRELEIETNLKHELQSTQEALAKSRSEASNLENQLKQSKTFYMELEAEISRVRAKFTGVTESLQRTLDEATLSGDAVAGELSAAKELLKKTNEELQVLSHELTVVAEKRDSLQEELVDVYKKAERASSDLKEEKELVSSLKKEVKALEKQISKDKESRKSLETDLEEATKALDEMNRNAMVLSQDLERANSLISSLEDEKEVVYNSLTEHKIASKEARESMEDVHNLVMRLGEEREGLEKRSKKLEEELASAKGEILRLRSQINSSKDLVNNQQPPEEAEEPVTVTPRRGGRRKKAAE from the exons ATGGGCTTTCTGATGGGGAGCTCTTGCTTTTTGCACTCTCCCCTCTCCATCTCTCCTTTCccctcttcttcttgttcttcttctcaccCCATTTTCCTGTGTTCCACCTCTGGGAGTGCAGAGACCAGGAGGAGAAGGACGGTGGTACCAATGGCGTCCCTGCGCCAGGAGGACTCGAACGACGGTGTGTGTAGCATGAGGAGGGCTATTCTATTTGTGGGTATTTCAGTTCTTCCACTCTTGCAGCTCAGGGCCACTGCTCTTGAAGGCTTGGCCACTA aAGAAAGTGAGCTAAAGACACCAGAGGGGAGTAAAAACACAGAG GAAGCACCTCAAACAAATGCAGCTCCAAATCCTGTTTTGTCTCTCCTGAATGGCATTGGTATTTTCAGTTCTGGTGTCCTTGGTGCGCTCTATGCATTGACTCGGTCAGAAAAGAAAGCCACTGATGCCATAGTCGAATCT ATGAAGACCAAGCTGAAAGAAAAGGAAGCTGCTATTGTTTCATTGGGGAAGTGCTATGAATCCAAGTTACTAGGTGAACAGGAAGAACGTAGCAAGCAACTTGCAAAGGCAAAGGAAGAGCAGAATTCTTTAACAAGCCAACTGAGTTTGGCAAAAAGTACAATTGCAAGCTTAGGAAAGGAGTTAAATGGTGAAAAGAAATTGATTGAGGAGCTTAAAACTCAAATTGACAGTATTAAAACCAACCTTTCAAAGGCCGGAGAAGATAAGGTAGTACTTGAAGAGAATTTGAAGGAAAAGCAAAACTCAATTGAAGTCCTACAGGGAAGGATTGATTTGCTCAATTCAGAAatcaaggataaagaaaacaatgtcCGAAGTCTTGGCTCTTCTCTTGCCGAAAAAGATTTGGAGTTGAGGGACTTGAAAGCTACCTACAATCAAAGGAGGGATGAACTAAAGAATGCACTTTTAGATAGTCAAATGTTGAAAGATGAACTCCtgaaaaatcaaaaggaattagAATTGAAAAATTCCTCTCTCGATGAACTGAATGCAACAGTTAGTTCTTTAACTTCTGAATTAGATGATTCGAAGAGGGAGTTTGATGCTATTCAGGAGGAATACAATAATCTGAAAACATCCTCCTGTAGAAAGGCGGATTTGGATGCTAAGCTTTTGGGAGAAAGGGAAGAGAAATTTCAGCGGCTAAAGGAAAAGCTTGAACTTGCTCTGAGTGGCATGAGTAGAAACAAAGAATTAATTGCTGATTTGACCCGAGagaaggaaaacttgaaggaaCTTCTGGATAGAGAACTGGAAATTGAAACGAATTTGAAACATGAACTCCAGAGCACTCAGGAAGCTCTTGCAAAATCAAGAAGTGAAGCTTCCAATCtggaaaatcaattaaaacagtCAAAAACTTTTTACATGGAACTTGAAGCTGAGATCTCTAGAGTTCGGGCCAAGTTTACTGGAGTTACGGAATCACTGCAGAGAACCCTTGATGAGGCTACGTTAAGTGGTGATGCGGTTGCTGGTGAGCTTTCTGCAGCAAAAGAACTTCTGAAGAAGACAAATGAGGAGCTGCAAGTTCTGTCCCATGAACTAACAGTTGTTGCAGAAAAACGTGATAGCCTGCAGGAGGAGTTGGTTGATGTTTACAAAAAAGCTGAAAGAGCTTCAAGtgatctaaaagaagaaaaggagctAGTTTCTTCTTTGAAAAAAGAAGTTAAAGCTTTGGAGAAACAGATTTCGAAGGACAAGGAGTCTCGGAAATCTCTTGAAACAGACCTGGAAGAGGCTACCAAAGCACTGGATGAGATGAACCGAAATGCAATGGTGCTTTCCCAAGATTTAGAGAGGGCTAATTCTCTAATTTCTAGCCTTGAAGATGAGAAAGAGGTGGTTTACAATTCCCTAACAGAGCATAAGATTGCGTCCAAAGAGGCCCGAGAAAGCATGGAAGATGTCCATAATCTTGTCATGAGACTAGGCGAGGAAAGGGAGGGTCTGGAGAAGAGAAGCAAaaaattggaagaggaattggcATCTGCCAAGGGTGAAATATTGCGGCTAAGAAGTcaaataaattcgtcaaaagaTCTTGTAAATAATCAGCAACCACCAGAAGAGGCTGAAGAGCCTGTCACTGTTACTCCAAGACGTGGTGGTAGGAGGAAAAAGGCTGCCGAGTAA
- the LOC126634048 gene encoding MAR-binding filament-like protein 1-1 isoform X2: MGFLMGSSCFLHSPLSISPFPSSSCSSSHPIFLCSTSGSAETRRRRTVVPMASLRQEDSNDGVCSMRRAILFVGISVLPLLQLRATALEGLATKSELKTPEGSKNTEEAPQTNAAPNPVLSLLNGIGIFSSGVLGALYALTRSEKKATDAIVESMKTKLKEKEAAIVSLGKCYESKLLGEQEERSKQLAKAKEEQNSLTSQLSLAKSTIASLGKELNGEKKLIEELKTQIDSIKTNLSKAGEDKVVLEENLKEKQNSIEVLQGRIDLLNSEIKDKENNVRSLGSSLAEKDLELRDLKATYNQRRDELKNALLDSQMLKDELLKNQKELELKNSSLDELNATVSSLTSELDDSKREFDAIQEEYNNLKTSSCRKADLDAKLLGEREEKFQRLKEKLELALSGMSRNKELIADLTREKENLKELLDRELEIETNLKHELQSTQEALAKSRSEASNLENQLKQSKTFYMELEAEISRVRAKFTGVTESLQRTLDEATLSGDAVAGELSAAKELLKKTNEELQVLSHELTVVAEKRDSLQEELVDVYKKAERASSDLKEEKELVSSLKKEVKALEKQISKDKESRKSLETDLEEATKALDEMNRNAMVLSQDLERANSLISSLEDEKEVVYNSLTEHKIASKEARESMEDVHNLVMRLGEEREGLEKRSKKLEEELASAKGEILRLRSQINSSKDLVNNQQPPEEAEEPVTVTPRRGGRRKKAAE; this comes from the exons ATGGGCTTTCTGATGGGGAGCTCTTGCTTTTTGCACTCTCCCCTCTCCATCTCTCCTTTCccctcttcttcttgttcttcttctcaccCCATTTTCCTGTGTTCCACCTCTGGGAGTGCAGAGACCAGGAGGAGAAGGACGGTGGTACCAATGGCGTCCCTGCGCCAGGAGGACTCGAACGACGGTGTGTGTAGCATGAGGAGGGCTATTCTATTTGTGGGTATTTCAGTTCTTCCACTCTTGCAGCTCAGGGCCACTGCTCTTGAAGGCTTGGCCACTA AAAGTGAGCTAAAGACACCAGAGGGGAGTAAAAACACAGAG GAAGCACCTCAAACAAATGCAGCTCCAAATCCTGTTTTGTCTCTCCTGAATGGCATTGGTATTTTCAGTTCTGGTGTCCTTGGTGCGCTCTATGCATTGACTCGGTCAGAAAAGAAAGCCACTGATGCCATAGTCGAATCT ATGAAGACCAAGCTGAAAGAAAAGGAAGCTGCTATTGTTTCATTGGGGAAGTGCTATGAATCCAAGTTACTAGGTGAACAGGAAGAACGTAGCAAGCAACTTGCAAAGGCAAAGGAAGAGCAGAATTCTTTAACAAGCCAACTGAGTTTGGCAAAAAGTACAATTGCAAGCTTAGGAAAGGAGTTAAATGGTGAAAAGAAATTGATTGAGGAGCTTAAAACTCAAATTGACAGTATTAAAACCAACCTTTCAAAGGCCGGAGAAGATAAGGTAGTACTTGAAGAGAATTTGAAGGAAAAGCAAAACTCAATTGAAGTCCTACAGGGAAGGATTGATTTGCTCAATTCAGAAatcaaggataaagaaaacaatgtcCGAAGTCTTGGCTCTTCTCTTGCCGAAAAAGATTTGGAGTTGAGGGACTTGAAAGCTACCTACAATCAAAGGAGGGATGAACTAAAGAATGCACTTTTAGATAGTCAAATGTTGAAAGATGAACTCCtgaaaaatcaaaaggaattagAATTGAAAAATTCCTCTCTCGATGAACTGAATGCAACAGTTAGTTCTTTAACTTCTGAATTAGATGATTCGAAGAGGGAGTTTGATGCTATTCAGGAGGAATACAATAATCTGAAAACATCCTCCTGTAGAAAGGCGGATTTGGATGCTAAGCTTTTGGGAGAAAGGGAAGAGAAATTTCAGCGGCTAAAGGAAAAGCTTGAACTTGCTCTGAGTGGCATGAGTAGAAACAAAGAATTAATTGCTGATTTGACCCGAGagaaggaaaacttgaaggaaCTTCTGGATAGAGAACTGGAAATTGAAACGAATTTGAAACATGAACTCCAGAGCACTCAGGAAGCTCTTGCAAAATCAAGAAGTGAAGCTTCCAATCtggaaaatcaattaaaacagtCAAAAACTTTTTACATGGAACTTGAAGCTGAGATCTCTAGAGTTCGGGCCAAGTTTACTGGAGTTACGGAATCACTGCAGAGAACCCTTGATGAGGCTACGTTAAGTGGTGATGCGGTTGCTGGTGAGCTTTCTGCAGCAAAAGAACTTCTGAAGAAGACAAATGAGGAGCTGCAAGTTCTGTCCCATGAACTAACAGTTGTTGCAGAAAAACGTGATAGCCTGCAGGAGGAGTTGGTTGATGTTTACAAAAAAGCTGAAAGAGCTTCAAGtgatctaaaagaagaaaaggagctAGTTTCTTCTTTGAAAAAAGAAGTTAAAGCTTTGGAGAAACAGATTTCGAAGGACAAGGAGTCTCGGAAATCTCTTGAAACAGACCTGGAAGAGGCTACCAAAGCACTGGATGAGATGAACCGAAATGCAATGGTGCTTTCCCAAGATTTAGAGAGGGCTAATTCTCTAATTTCTAGCCTTGAAGATGAGAAAGAGGTGGTTTACAATTCCCTAACAGAGCATAAGATTGCGTCCAAAGAGGCCCGAGAAAGCATGGAAGATGTCCATAATCTTGTCATGAGACTAGGCGAGGAAAGGGAGGGTCTGGAGAAGAGAAGCAAaaaattggaagaggaattggcATCTGCCAAGGGTGAAATATTGCGGCTAAGAAGTcaaataaattcgtcaaaagaTCTTGTAAATAATCAGCAACCACCAGAAGAGGCTGAAGAGCCTGTCACTGTTACTCCAAGACGTGGTGGTAGGAGGAAAAAGGCTGCCGAGTAA